AAGTTGTTGGGAGACAATAGATTCAAGCAGGTCGAAATATACTTTTCCAGTAGGGGTGAAGTCTGGCGGCGCAATACCCTCAATCAAGGGACGCAATTTATCATGTTGGGATAGGTGCAATATGGCAGCCTCTGAGTTCATAGGGCAAAGTAAGTTGGCTTTCAACCACTTAAACAAATTTTTGTGCAATAGTTTTTAAACCAATAATATTGCCCGCCGGATTTTATCCACCAACCGCCCCGGCCACACAAGTTATGGGATTTCAAAAAGTAAGCACTATTGACAGTAAAAACGAGATGCTGCACTTTGTGCGCAGCCTTCTGGACGATGTCCAGGCATTTGAGTATATGCTTGAAAACGATTGGTTTGAATCAAACATCACGCGCATCGGCGCTGAACAAGAGATGTGTCTTGTGCATAATAAAACCTTCAAGCCTGCTTGTATCAACATGGAGGTGTTGGCCAAATTGGGCGATGACAAGCCGTGGTGTGTGACGGAGTTGGCAAAGTTCAATCTGGAGACCAATTTAAGCCCGCGAGAGTTTTCAGGCGATTGTTTGAGTCAGCTGGAGGCCGAAAATTTGAGGTATTTGAAAGAGATTCAGAAAGTACTGGACGAGTTTGATGCCTCTATCATTCTATGTGGCATATTGCCCACCTTGCGCAAGCATGATTTGGAAATGCAAAACCTGACTCCCAAAGACCGCTATTATGCATTGATGGCGGCGATTCAGAAACACTTGCTGGGCACGTCCTTCGAATTGCGCGTGGAAGGCGTGGACGAACTATTGGTAAAACACGATTCGCCCCTGTTGGAGGCTTGCAACACCAGTTTTCAGGTGCATTTGCAAGTAGCTCCGAAAGACTTCGTGAAAATGTACAACATCGCTCAGGTGTTGGCGGGGCCTACTATCGCCATCGCTGCCAATTCCCCCTTGGTGTTTGGCCGCCGCCTATGGCATGAAACCCGCATCGCCTTGTTCCAGCAAAGCCTCGACACGCGCACCACGCACGACCACATGCGGGAGCGCCTTCCCCGTGTCAACTTTGGCTCTGGCTGGTTGCGCAGCGACATCACGGAGATTTACAAAGAAGACATCAGCCGTTTCCGCGTGTTGCTCGCCGGAGCCATCGAAGAGGACTCGCTCAACATGGTGCGCGACGGCAAGACCCCCAAGCTTCGCGCCCTGCAAATCCACAACTCCACCGTCTATCGGTGGAATCGCCCTTGCTACGGCATCTCGCCTAACGGCAAGCCGCACCTGCGCATCGAGAATCGTGTGCTGCCATCCGGCCCCACCACAGTGGACGAGGTGGCCAACGCGGCCTTCTGGCTCGGCTGCATGGTGGCGATGGGCAACCGCTACGAGGACATCACCAAGCATATTGATTTTGTGGATGCCCGCGATAATTTTTTGAAATCGGCCAAATTCGGCATTGACACTACCTTCACTTGGTTAAAGGACAAAAAGGTACCCGTCACAGAGCTGATTTTGAAAGAATTGTTGCCGATGGCCAAAGAGGGGCTGAAATCGCGCAAGGTGAAAAATGCCGACATCAGCAAGTATTTGGGCATCATAGAAGCCCGCGCCAGGGAACACAAGAATGGGGCGCGGTGGCTGTTGCGTACTTTTACAGCCTTGAAAAAAGAAGTCACCAACGACGAGGCTGTGGCAGCCGTCACTGCCGCCATCGTGAAAAATCAAAAAGAGAATAAGCCTGTGCACACATGGAAAGAAGGCTCCGTCACCGACTTGACGGATTGGCATCCCGGCAAACTGAAAGTGGAAGAGTTCATGTCCACAGACCTGTTCACCGTGCAAAAAGACGACCTGATAGAACTGGTCGCTGAAATAATGGACTGGCGGCGCATCCGCTATATGCCTGTGGAGAACAGCAAGGGCGAGCTGATTGGCCTCATCTCCAGCCGGATGCTGCTGCGCCATTTTGCTCATTGCGGCAAATTGAAGAAACACAGCGGCGCCACCATCGTGAGCGAAATCATGATAGAAAAACCCGTGACCGTGGCACCCGAAACCACCATCATGGATGCCATGCACAAAATGCAGCAGCACCGCATCGGCTGCCTTCCTGTGGTGAAAGGCAAAGAATTGGTGGGCATCATCACGGAGATGGATTTTCTCCGCATTACGGGGCGATTGATGGAGCGGCTGGAGAAATAGACCTGTTGCGATGGAGGCCTTTGGCGAAGGAAAAGCCCTCCACCACAACAAGTCTAATGAAGATTACCAGAGCTTGTACTGCAACCCAGTCTCTTGCTGCATTTTTTCGATGCGCACCTTTGCTACTTCTATGTACTCAGGTTTATTGTCAATCAAAACGACATGACGGTCGAGCGCCAATGCGGCAAGGGCAGTGGTTCCGCTGCCTCCAAAGGGGTCTAGCACTTGGTCGCCCTCTTTTGTGAAAAGTTTTATGAAGAACTCCGCCAAAGGAACCGGAAAAACGGCGGGATGCCCCATGTTTTTACCTACCACAGCAGCAGTTACCGTATTTCCTGGGAGGACGTATTCTTTGCCTTCCCAGTTTCGCAAATCACGTCCAAAACCACTGTTATTTTCACTATTATGCCTTTCCGCGCTTTTGCCGTTTAAATTAACCAGTCTTTTCTCCACCCAATTGCCGATAGGTTTTTTTACCGCATCCTGATACATAGCAAACTCTTTTTGCTTTGTGAGGTGGAAGCAGTATTCCCACTCGTCTCGCAAACGATTTGACCAATAGCCCGGCATGGCATTAGGCTTAATCCATAGATAGTCATCTACACAGCGCCATCCCAAGTCGCTAAGTGCCATGATAGTTTTCCAGACGTAACGGTGTCTTATACCATCTACGACTTTGTCTTTGATATTTATCACCAAAGAACCTTCATCTGACAGTACCCTCCAGAATTGTTCGTGAAAAGTGCTGAAAAACATTGGGAAATCGTCAGGGTGGATGCTATCGTAATGATTTTTTCGAGCATCTGCATAGGGAGGACTCGTAAAAATCAAATTAAAGTGACCATCGGGATATGCTCCAAGCACTTCTCGGCAATCGCC
This Saprospiraceae bacterium DNA region includes the following protein-coding sequences:
- a CDS encoding CBS domain-containing protein — translated: MGFQKVSTIDSKNEMLHFVRSLLDDVQAFEYMLENDWFESNITRIGAEQEMCLVHNKTFKPACINMEVLAKLGDDKPWCVTELAKFNLETNLSPREFSGDCLSQLEAENLRYLKEIQKVLDEFDASIILCGILPTLRKHDLEMQNLTPKDRYYALMAAIQKHLLGTSFELRVEGVDELLVKHDSPLLEACNTSFQVHLQVAPKDFVKMYNIAQVLAGPTIAIAANSPLVFGRRLWHETRIALFQQSLDTRTTHDHMRERLPRVNFGSGWLRSDITEIYKEDISRFRVLLAGAIEEDSLNMVRDGKTPKLRALQIHNSTVYRWNRPCYGISPNGKPHLRIENRVLPSGPTTVDEVANAAFWLGCMVAMGNRYEDITKHIDFVDARDNFLKSAKFGIDTTFTWLKDKKVPVTELILKELLPMAKEGLKSRKVKNADISKYLGIIEARAREHKNGARWLLRTFTALKKEVTNDEAVAAVTAAIVKNQKENKPVHTWKEGSVTDLTDWHPGKLKVEEFMSTDLFTVQKDDLIELVAEIMDWRRIRYMPVENSKGELIGLISSRMLLRHFAHCGKLKKHSGATIVSEIMIEKPVTVAPETTIMDAMHKMQQHRIGCLPVVKGKELVGIITEMDFLRITGRLMERLEK
- a CDS encoding site-specific DNA-methyltransferase, with amino-acid sequence MSDVKLHLGDCREVLGAYPDGHFNLIFTSPPYADARKNHYDSIHPDDFPMFFSTFHEQFWRVLSDEGSLVINIKDKVVDGIRHRYVWKTIMALSDLGWRCVDDYLWIKPNAMPGYWSNRLRDEWEYCFHLTKQKEFAMYQDAVKKPIGNWVEKRLVNLNGKSAERHNSENNSGFGRDLRNWEGKEYVLPGNTVTAAVVGKNMGHPAVFPVPLAEFFIKLFTKEGDQVLDPFGGSGTTALAALALDRHVVLIDNKPEYIEVAKVRIEKMQQETGLQYKLW